The sequence tatgtagatattccataaaaaaatctgcccattccagctacaatagtcattaacaatatctacgctgtatttctgatcaattatgtaattttttatttgcttttctttcaaaaacaaggacatttctaagtgaccccaaacttttgaatggtagtatgtatgtatgtgtatatattacATACacgcacgaacgcacacacaAAAGTTTGGatatacctactcattcaagtttttattttatttttttactattttctacattgtagaatagtgaaaacatcaaaactaagaAAACACAtaatgaatcatgtagtaaccaaaaaaaagtttaaaaacaaatcaacatatattttagattcttcaaagtagctttgcacactcttggctttgcacactcttggcattctctcaaccaacttcatggaatgtatttcaattaactgttgtggcttgttaaaagttaatttgtgtcatttctttccttcttaatgcatttctgccaatcaggtgtgttgtgataaggtaggggtggtatacagaagataaccctatttggtaaaagaccaagtccatattatggcaagaacagctcaaataagcaaagagaaatgacaaagacatgaaggtcagtcaatccggaaaatttcaagaactttgacagtGCGGCACAAAAACCATCAGGcaatatgatgaaactggctctcatgaggaccgccacaggaaaggaagacccagagttacctctgctgcagaggatacgttcattcgagttaccagcctcagaaattgcagcttaAATAAATGCTttcgagttcaagtaacagacacatctcaacatcaactgttcagagactgcgtgaatcagcccgtcatggttgaattgctgcaaaaaaacactactaaataagaagagacttgcttgggccaagaaaaacaAGCAATGACATtataccggtggaaatctgtcctttgttctgatgattccaaatttgagatgtttgattccaaccgccgtgtctttgtgagtcgcagagtaggtgaacagatgacctccgcatgtgtggttcccaccatgaagcatagaggtggtgtgatggtgctttgctggtgacactgtcagcgatttatttagaattaaaggcacacttaaccaccatggctaccacagcattctgcagcgatacaccatcgtATCTGGCTTGCGCttactgggactatcatttgtttttcaacaggacaatgacccaacacaccttcaggctgtgtaaaggctatttgaccaagaagtagagtgatggagtgctgcatcagatgacctggactccaatcaccgacctcaactcaattgagatggtttggtttggcagagggaaggaaaagcagccaacaagtgctcagcatatgtgggaacgccAAGATtgtaggaaaagcattccaggtgaagctggttgagagaatgccaagagagtgcaaagctgtcaaggcaaagggtggatattttgatttgtttaacactttggttactacatgattccatatgtgttatttcatagttttgatgtcttcactattattctactgtgtAGAAAATTTttaaataaagaacaacccttgaatgagtaggtgtgtccaaacttgtgactggtactgtatattactgctcgactaaaataattttggtcgaccaacagcctaacgaCCAAACAATCAACTAATTGGGGTTAGCCCTATTATACACACATAGttaaataattaatttaatcAAGATAGCTAACTTCATGATATTCTGTCGGCATTCAAAATATTTTCACACACCGCTGTACCAACTGACAACAGCCAGATGACTTGACTTTATTATTATGTATGGCATATACCTGTAGTACTCTGTGAGAGAGATCCATCAGCTTCCTCTTGTATTGAGCGATCTTAGCCACTGTTGTTGCCTGGTTCTTCTGCAGTTCACTGATGTCATTAGAGATGATCTGGTGAAAGACCACAGGAAACGTGTACATAACTACATAGGAGGAACCCACCTACAGCATATAAAGGAGGGTACTGAGAAGCATGTGACGCAGCTCCCCTCCTGTATTGGTCTTAGTAGCCAGATGTGTCTCTCAGTCTCCTTTGCAGTCCTTCAAGCTGGATAAGAACCAGCAACCTAAGGTTCTTTATTCATTTTATGGTCCTGCAAATTCCCTATCCCTCTACACTCTTTTATAACACTTCTAGAAGCAGTGCAATTGTAGAGGAAAGCAGCAGGACTCACGTCTACTCTGGACTGGTGCTGTTTGGTCATCTGGTCCTGAATCTTCAGTCTGCGGAGTAGTTCTTTGAAACCAACCATGGGGACGGGGATCAACCTGTACGATTACGAATATCATCAGTTTCATATACAGTTTCAAAATGATCATCTAGCTCAGAAGAATTAATGATAACAACCTTTTAATAACCTTGATTCACATTAAACAACTTACTTGTCCGCATCAGGGTTATCCACCTTTGCCTGTTCCCAAATGATGGGATCCACACCTGAAAACAAGCAACAAAACTCTGAGTCATATACAACAGTCACATTCTTAGTGCTACATGTGGACCAAATAGTCCATACGCTGTTATTTCAATAAACCATTAAATGAAACCAAAATGAAATCCATGAAGCCACAGCTGTTGTACAATAGACATCTGGTTATCTAAAAGACATGGCCTTGTTCCCatgctcagacgttgcatgcatcaaccaatggttgcgtgtcAGATCATTGACTGTGTCGTCgggcaccagattgctataacatgaTGTGCTTAAGCTGATATGGAAAATACCTATTCAGGCCTAAAATCTGGCATGCATCAGCAACGTCTGAGCCGGGGAACAAGACCATGCTCTCAACAAAATGActcagttaacttcttatggctgcagtggcagtattgagtagcttggatgaaaggtgcacagaggtgcccagagtaaacggcctgctcctcagtcatagttgctaatatatgcatattattattagtattggatagaaaacactctgaattttctaaaactgtttgaattatgtctgtgagtataacagaactcatagggcaggcaaaaacccgtgaaacaatccaaacaggaagtggaaatttcTGAGCCTggtggattttcaaccaagctcccattgaaatcccagcgagatatggatgagttttcacttcctacggcttccactagatgtcaacagtctgtagaactttgtctgatgcctctactgtgaaggggggccgaatgagagaggAATTAGTCAAGTCTGCCATGATCTGACCATGCACAttcacataagagggagctctgttccatcgctcatctgaagtcaatgtaattctccggttggaacgttattcaagatttatgttaacattctaaagattgattcaatacatcgtttgacatgtttctactgactgttacggaacttttggacatttcgtcacgttttagtgaacgcgctgtgactttggaattgtttaccaaacgcgctaaccaaagtagctaattggaaataaataacggacattatctaACAAATCAatcatttattgtggacctgggattcctgggagtgcattctgatgaagatcatcaaagggaatatttatcatgtaatttctggtttctgttgactccaacatggcggctaattttactATAGTTCTAAGCGCCGTCTcatattattgcatggtttgctttttccgtaaagtttttttgaaatctgacacagcggttgcattaaggagaggtatatctataattccatgtgtataacttgtattatcatctacatttatgatgagtatttctgttgaatagatgtggctatgcactatcactggatgtttttggaactagtgaacgtaacacgccaatgtaaactcagatttttttatataaatatgaactttatcaaacaaaacatacatgtattgtgtaacatgaaggcctatgagtgtcatctgatgaagatcatcaaaggttagtgattcattttatctgtatttgtgctttttgtgactgctatctttggctggaaaaatggctgtgcttattctgtggcttggtggtgacctaacataatcgtttgtggtgctttcgctgaaaagcatatttttaatcagacactttggtgggattaacaagattacctttaaaatggtataagacacatgtctgaggaattttatttatgagatttctgttgttttgaatttggcgccctgcactttcactggctgttgtcatatcatcccgttaccaggattgcagccataagaagttaacttagTTGAGATggaggtgagagaagagagagtatggggaagacacacacacaaccaaacttACCTGCTGGTGCATTCGCCAGCAGCTGTTTGAGCTGTGCTGGTGAGAGCTCAGTGCGTGTAACAGACATGAAAACTGCTAGCTGTGTGAGCTGGGCCTTGGTGTTAGCCTGCTCTACATAGCTGTACAGTGTTGTAGCTGGGATCCTCTTAGATGTGCCGTTAGGAGAACGCTCCACCACATAGATCACCACCTCCGTCctaaaaagagagaaagacaggcatTCAGTGTTACATGGTCTACTTACAGGGCTTCTAAATGTTCACTaatttgaaaaacaagaaaatggcagCCCTGCCACTTGGTTTGCTATCAAAGTGAGTAtttgggctggagaaatgtattcCTGTTAATAGGTTCACAGATTGAACAATGACTAACAGATCATGAGGTCAACGTGATAGACAACCATACTACATAAAGTATATTCTCTGTTGTGTACCCATAGACTGTGTCTGGTAGTGTCTACTACTACTCACTGGTCATCAGGCAGGGCTTTGACTCCCTCTACGTTGACGGTGAGAGTCTGGTTCCCTCCCAGCACCTTGTGTAGAGACTCAACCAGCTGCTGCTGTTGGCTACGGACATCAGCCTCCTTCTTATTGAAGGCCAGGACAACCAGACCATCCTCATCCTTACTGCCTGGGATACAGCTGTAGCCCACCGCCTTGCAGACACAAACAGATATGATAAACTAGCAGTTTGTGACCTTTGTATTCTCTAGATAGAACTTTGGTGGTCTCTCTTATGCCGACATATTTGTGACAGTTAATTGAACTCCAAAGCACTGGTCTACACCACTGCAGTTACCTGAAGACGGTAAAAAGGAATAGTACAACAAACCTCGTCAACATGTGAAAACTAGTTTAAGATTAAAACAGCAATTTGCTTTATTAAAATAGAAAAACACTTAATGTCAAAATATGCTGATAGGAGGCATTACCTTGAACCTGCAGAAAGGGTTCTCCTGTGTGAAATCTACAGGGGGGAGTTGGTTGTTGAAGTAGCCCTTGCCTGTTCCCCAGAAGGCCTGGAGCTGATTCCACTTGGCCAAGATGGCATCTCTCTCGTCCCCAAGCAGGGTGGGGGCAGACAGGGCGTTAGCTGTGTGGACGAGCTGATTAGACTGGGCTGGGGCCTGGGCCTGCTGCCCAAAAAAGCTTCCTATATAGCGCAACACAAAAGAAAACTTAGGTATCCTAGCAAATCATAACTTGTTTGGTTTACATACACCAGGGGACAATCGCAATAGTCTTTCCTTAATTCCTCCTTGCGTTCTCTCCTCGTCTCCGTCTCAAATCGTTGGATCTTCTGTTCCCTCTAAGGTTAAGGAAGCGAGGAGAGGACCCTAGGAATTGAGGAAGGACTTTTGAGATTCACCCCTGCTCTTAGCCAGAGGAACACTTACCTTGCTGTTGCTGCTGTGGCTGGATATTGAAGCCACCAAATCCACCTCCTAGAGTTGTCCCCAGACTTGTTCCAAACCCAGCTGCAGCAGTAGTGCCAGTGCCCAGCCCAGAGGAGAACCCAAATCCCTTATTCTGGGTATTACCAAACAGTCCTCCTGGAAGGAGAAATAATTATATCAATAAAACCATTAAATGGAAAATATAAGGATTTGTTGAGTATTTTGGCATAGAATcttaggttagggttatagtgtgttGGTAATCTAAGAATGGAATGCTAGTATCGGGAGAGGCTATGGCAAGGAGATAACATGTTATGGTAGTGCACCATCTAGTAGTTGCCATGCAGAATAGCAGGAGCAAGCAGAGTGGGACAAGGCCGTTCCTGCCCTGGCTCTCTCAGTCTGTACCCAGCCCTGCCCCAGCGAGTTCCATATTCCTGACCTGTTGTGCTTGCAGGAGTGGCGAAGCTGAAAGTTGACCCAGGCGCAGCAGCGGATGTAGTGGTCGTCCCAAAACCCCCAAAAGCACCTGAGCAAGACAAACCAGACCGtcagagagaggtaagagagcatggatgaatggatggataatGGAAAGAAAGATGAGGGAGGGCGTAGAGATTAGGGTTGCAAAGAGTCAGGAACTTTCCGGaaatttccatgggaagttaagcccggaAATGTTGCTTACATTCATCAAAAAAGtttgcttataacagtgaaccttttttgtggaaTACACACAAGGCAATTcgaggtcttgtggcatattttggttaaactatccccaattcaatggaattgcacccctctgcatgcacagtgcgttcttccatcacatgtacagctgattctcaagatcttgcacactaatgagatacTATTGAGCCAACACTACtatactgtctgagccaaggactacatactttctggtaagttttgattacaatactgggtggggtgaatgtATTTTATATAACATAcattattttatatgacatacattattttttgttaacaagtaaATAGTAACCTACAGCAacgtgtgtttaaatcatttctaacttgttaacaatttctgctagttaggatttgctaccatgtgggtttttagcttgcttgagcctgctaactgagtgttaattcacctgttccatacatgtttcatttaaaaaaaattatcttacaaaggagttgtttaatctaactgcttaactatttatctgtacatggaattgtatatatatatatattttttttttaaatctaatctttacaggaaaatgacacgggcactatctgatgtgtggagatatTTCACTGCAACTAATGCAGAAGGAAAAGCTgtttacatttgcaaatactgtgccaaatcatatgtgaagaatgctacaaagatgcagaatcatctggccaagtgcaaaAAGTTCCCTCAGGGCTCACAaaaagcaacctctgacaaaagtccctctacttctattcgaggtgaaaattatgcatcagacaccttatcgatagcaacagctcatggtcctcctggaatcagaagttttttttgactcaatggaggaatgtagtcagagaaatgctgatgaatgttttgctcgagctgtgtatgcaactggttcacctctgatgctcacaggcaatgtgtattggaagagatttctgaacgTTCTTCGCCCAGCAAACaaccctccaaccagacatgctttatctactaatttgctggatgcagagctaaacagagttcaagtgaaggtcaagcaaattatagaaaaagcagactgtattgcaatcatctctgatgggtggtcgaatgttcatgggcaaggaataattaactacgtcatctccacccctcaaccagtattctacaagagcacagacacaagggacaacagacacaccggtctctacattgcagatgagctgaaggcagtcatcaatgaccttggtcCACAGAAGGTATATGCTGCGAACAtgacggctgcttggtctaaagtggacgAGTCCTACGCTCACATCACACCtaatggctgtgctgctcatgcattgaatcagCTCCTCAAGGAcgtcatggcactgaaaacaatggataaactctacaagagagccaaggaaattgttaggtatgtgaaggatcatcaagttatagcagcaatctacctcaccaagcaaagtgagaagagcACCACATtcaagctgcccagcaacacccgttggggtggtgttgtcatcatgtttgacagtctcctggaggggaaggagtctccaagaaatggccatatcacaatctgccgatatggacagccccaacaagaggatcctcctagattatttattttgggagagagtggcaagtagcctgaaacctatagcagtagccattgcacgaattgagggagacaatgccatcctgtctgatgttcagactctgcttgcagatgtaagagaagaaatctgtactgccctgcccacttcagtgttgctccaagcagaggaaactgccgttttgaaatacatcaaaaagtgtgaagacttctgcctgaagcccatacatgccgcagcgtacatgttggacctcAAATATGCTGGCAAGAACATACTGTCTGGAGCAGAGaacaacaaggcctatggtgtcatcactaccgtgtctcgccaacatggcctggatgagggcaaggttcttggtaGTCTGGCGATGTACACATCCAAGCAAGGGATTTGGGATGGAGACGTAATATGGCAGTTGTGCCAACATATCTcctcagccacctggtggaagggactttgtggatctgaggctctttcccctgtttcctccatcatcctccaaatcccaccaacatcagccacctcagagcgcaactggtccttgtttgggaacacacacatcaAAGCACGCAACAGACTGACCAATACAacggttgaaaaattggtggcaaATTGAGGCTTTTTGAGCTTGACAATGAGCCATCcccaacaaggttggaaagttgacaatgaagatgaggcctcagaatctgatgttcaagaggtggacattgaggaggtccagggagaagacatggaagcctgcgaggaagacaaccaaagctttagtttctagactatcattacagatgtatgttgaaaacgtttttgggagatgcgatggatcattggtgATCATTCAAaattcccttttgttgttcagtgaactCGTCCCATGTTTAGactcaactcatttaattaaagttcaattcataactaaatatttttttttatttctattggaaggatttaatcatttgcaactatgtctacttatgataaggtaaaaggtttatatgatatggtaaatatatccaatgcaaaaaacatctacatttaaatggtattaatattaatttgaatATATTCCCATTAATTCCATATATCCCACGTAAAGTTTCCACCTctaaatattccccaaaatgtgcaaccctagaaGAGATCAATTGATTTCTCTAAGGGAGGGGGTCCCTAATGCTTTTTTAGAGTGGAGAAGATAAATACTCTAGAGAAATAACACAGAACATGTCATGTGCCTGCCAGGCAATCAGTGGCCTAACAGATTCAGGAAAATGCGataagaaacacataacatattccacaaaaataatCTAGCACGCCTTTCCCAACTCCGTAATCAGAGCCCACCAGTTTGACACAGGGACTGTGCTAACAAAGGCTGTTGTAGCGGATAGCGGATGTATCCAAAACAGGCAACATGCAAAACATCTTTAGATGAGCATTTAACATATGCATAGGGTGAGATGGAGATATACAAAAACACCATACCAAAATAATACACAGTCGTGTAGGGATAAATGGAAAGTACAAATGTGTGCTGTAGACATACTAGACGGATTGACTGATTGATAGATTAATATAAAAAAGGCATCTACCTGCGCTAGCCAGGCTATTACCAAAATTGAACACAGTGGCTGCTGTGGTAGCTGCACCAAAGCCCCCAACATTAAAGCTGATTGCAGCCGCATTGGGAGCTGCTGCATTTAATCCAAACCCCCCAGAACTAAACCCACCAGACGTGGTGCTCCCGGCTCCCAGCCCCCCAAATCCTTTagccagcaggcaggcaggcagcgagagagagagagagagagagagagagagagagaagggtgcagAGGAGGGTTAGTGTAGAGAAGAGCACCGCGACAGTCCCACAGTGGGATAAAAGCTTCAAACACATTGTATGTACAAGAGCACGCCTGGTAGCGTCATAACAGTGATGTTTTCAGTTGAAGGAATTACTAACAGCCACAAATTAACAGCCACAAACCTCAACTCCCTGCTCTGTTAGTCAGTTAATTAATAAGATACTACTAGTATTATGCTGAATACACTGGTGTAGTTGGATGGTTATTTAGTAGTAACCACATTTCACACTTATGTGGTAGGCtggtagcctgggtgccagtctgtttctactctcttgccaactcctatagtTTCGGAAATCCCAGACCTAGGGCAGCAACAGCACTAGGTCTGGGAAACATGACAGATTCTCTTGGCAACTTCGAAAAAGAAAAGATCCTGGGGAGTTCTCTTCAAACAGACAACTCTCCCAACAAATCACGAGTTTGGGTAGGCAAGGCTTAAAATGTAGGCAGGAATTGTGCTCATGAAAAACTTACCATAGGCAGACATGCCAGAACGTCGCGATTCTATACCTAAGTTTGCAGGCAAAACCTTTGCAGTGGTTTCAGTGTAGGTAGTTGAGGCAAACTAGTAAAAAGCACTCATTTAAAAAACCTCTATGATCTTCATCTTGCTAGCTACTATTGTGTGTCCAGGAGACGTTTACGCTAGGGCAACAAGCAGATAAAGCAGTTATATAAGCCGAATGTCCCAACTCTCCCCTTTCCTCTATTCCAAACTGACTTTGTATATGTACAGACATGTTAAGCTGGAAGGCAACCAGTCTGTCTAAAAAGACTAAACTATTTATGTAATTGTCATGCTATGTTTGGTTTGCCAATGAAGTAAGCAagagaacaaacagatctggtACAAGGCTAGTTGGCTGGTTAGTTATCAAAGTCGGCGTAGCTGTGTCAAACACTGATGTAGTGGACAGTGGAGTGTCCCAGTCTTACCTGTGGTGGTGGTGCCAAAGCCGCCGAAGCCAGCGGGGGCCGCAGCAGTGGTGGTGGTCCCGAAACCAGGGGCTGCAAGACCTGCTATAGCCAGGAAGAAAATGATTTAAGTCTTTACAATGGGGAAGAACCACAACAAACtcatcagggagaggagagaaagagcaggaTGAGACAGTGCAGTTTAAAATGCCCCTTCACCTCCATGAATCAGTGAAAGTCTGTGGGGCCAGGGCCATTGCATTGTACTTACTGCTGCTGAGTCCGAATATTTCAGTCATCCTTTGCTTTGCCAGAATTCTGTTCCCTTTCACCACTCATGTATTCACAGAGGCCCAATCAAAGATGCAAGACAGTCCCCAGGGCCTAAACAGTGGTATTAGAATACTGCCAGTGAACCTTGTCTCATCATTCTTGCCAACTAGACGAGGGAAATTATTTCTCATGCTCCACCACATCTCTCAAGGTCCTGTTCATGTTTAATCATCAAGTCTTTTGTGGGGTGCTGGCAGAGTGATCTGCTTTATTTGCAATCATAAAGGTCCTTAATTGCTAGACTACAAAAAGTAGATCTTTGTTGGATAAAGCAACCTCATTTATTCAGCATTGGAAATTGCAGCATAAGCATGCTATTGCTCCTACGGACTGTGCTGAACTTGGTTGAGCTACTGTTTACTCAGCCTGGGATTATTTGAGAAACCTCTACACCGGTCTACATTCTCAAGCAAGTAGCCTAGCTAGTTAGCAGATTACTCGTATTCTTCTGAGTGATGAGAATGCATTTTGGGGAATGGGGAAGCTGCTGTGCCTTGAAAATGAGCATATTTACTACCAAATCCCGATGAGGCACTGGTGGTGTGCTGTTGTTTTGGCAGCAAATGAACCAAATTAAAATACATTAGTGTCTTGACCAACAACAAAATATGTAGTCAGACAGTGGAATGTTATGAGGATGGATGAAGAAGTGGATAAAGTTGATGCCGCCATGGGCAACTGCATCCCtgatagaggtcgaccgattaatcagaatggccgattaattagggccgatttcacgttttcataacaatcgtaaatcggtatttttttacacctttatttagtcagttaagaacacattcttattttcaatgacggcctaggaacggtgggttaactgccttgttcaggggcagaacgacatatttttaccatgtcagctcagggattcaatcttgcaaccttacggttaactagtccaacgctctaaccacttgccTCACGAGGAGCTTGCCTGTTAcatgaatgcagtaagaagccaaggtaagttgctagctagcattaaacttatcttataaaaaacaatcaatcaatcataatcactagttataactacatatggttgatgatattactagtttatctagcgtgtcctgcgttgcatataatctatGCGGtgtgcattcgcgaaaaaggactgccgttgctccaacgtgtacctaaccataaacatcaatgcctttcttaaaatcaatacacagaagtatatatttttaaacctgcatatttagctaaaagaaatccaggatagcaggcaatattaaccaggtgaaattgtgtcacttctcttgcgttcattgcacgcagagtcagggtatatgcaacagtttgggccgcctggctcattgcgaactaatttgccagaattttacgtaattatgacataacattgaaggttgtgcaatgtaacaggaatgcTGTttttcggtcgacctctaatttgtaccttgtcagctcggggattcgaacttgcaacctttcggttactagtccaacgctctaaccaataggctaccctgccaccccaataCTAAattacctattagaacatccaatagtcaaaggtatatgaaatacaaatggtatagagaggaaaaagtcctataataactacaacctaatacttcttacctgggaatattgaagaaaggaaccaccagctttcatatgttctgagcaaggaacttaaacgttagcttttttacatggcacatactgcacttttactttcatctccaacactttgtttttgctttatttaaaccaaattgaacatgtttcattatttatttgagactaaatagattttattgaagtattatattaagttaaaataaaagtgttcattcagtattgttgtaattgtcattattacaaatatatatataaaaatcagccgattaatcagtatcggcttttttttggtcctctaataattggtatcggtgttgaaatATCATAATCAGTAGACCTCTAGTGAATACTCATCATAGGAATGGAACACCCTGGATATAAAACGTGTTTTTAACGCATATTTAATAGCGAGGGACACAATCAACCCGAGAGATGATGGAAATGCCTCtgatgttaaaaatatatatacaaaatataaaaAAGCGTGAATCGAAATATTTTACAGGTAGGGAATCTTTCGGCAACTAGCCATCTAACATTAAAAGTCAGTCAACATGTTAATTTAAATGGCTAGTTGGGAGACGAATATAAATTATCCGTGCCATTTGAGAAAATCCTGCAAAATTAGTACAAAACCAAAGATATTGATACGTTTTATGCAATTGATCTTGTGTCATTGTGTTGACTATACACTTTTAAACTAACATCACCAATCTGAAGGAAAAATTGTGTAATTCCCGCCAATTTGATGTGGTCAATACGCCAATTTGTGTAATGTAGGAACACAATCATAACATCATGGAAAGAAGCATATGGTAAAATAATTCAATATCCTA is a genomic window of Salvelinus alpinus chromosome 18, SLU_Salpinus.1, whole genome shotgun sequence containing:
- the nup54 gene encoding nucleoporin p54 isoform X14, yielding MAFNFGGAATNPASLAAPGFGTTTTAAAPAGFGGFGTTTTGGLFGNTQNKGFGFSSGLGTGTTAAAGFGTSLGTTLGGGFGGFNIQPQQQQQGSFFGQQAQAPAQSNQLVHTANALSAPTLLGDERDAILAKWNQLQAFWGTGKGYFNNQLPPVDFTQENPFCRFKAVGYSCIPGSKDEDGLVVLAFNKKEADVRSQQQQLVESLHKVLGGNQTLTVNVEGVKALPDDQTEVVIYVVERSPNGTSKRIPATTLYSYVEQANTKAQLTQLAVFMSVTRTELSPAQLKQLLANAPAGVDPIIWEQAKVDNPDADKLIPVPMVGFKELLRRLKIQDQMTKQHQSRVDIISNDISELQKNQATTVAKIAQYKRKLMDLSHRVLQVLIKQEIQRKSGYAIQVDEEHLRVQLDTIQCELNAPTQFKGRLNELMSQIRMQNHFGAVRSEERYSVDGDLLREIRQHLKQQQEGLSQLISVIKDDVEDIKLIEHGLLDRLG
- the nup54 gene encoding nucleoporin p54 isoform X5 produces the protein MAFNFGGAATNPATGLAAPGFGTTTTAAAPAGFGGFGTTTTGFGGLGAGSTTSGAFGGFGTTTTSAAAPGSTFSFATPASTTGGLFGNTQNKGFGFSSGLGTGTTAAAGFGTSLGTTLGGGFGGFNIQPQQQQQGSFFGQQAQAPAQSNQLVHTANALSAPTLLGDERDAILAKWNQLQAFWGTGKGYFNNQLPPVDFTQENPFCRFKAVGYSCIPGSKDEDGLVVLAFNKKEADVRSQQQQLVESLHKVLGGNQTLTVNVEGVKALPDDQTEVVIYVVERSPNGTSKRIPATTLYSYVEQANTKAQLTQLAVFMSVTRTELSPAQLKQLLANAPAGVDPIIWEQAKVDNPDADKLIPVPMVGFKELLRRLKIQDQMTKQHQSRVDIISNDISELQKNQATTVAKIAQYKRKLMDLSHRVLQVLIKQEIQRKSGYAIQVDEEHLRVQLDTIQCELNAPTQFKGRLNELMSQIRMQNHFGAVRSEERYSVDGDLLREIRQHLKQQQEGLSQLISVIKDDVEDIKLIEHGLLDRLG
- the nup54 gene encoding nucleoporin p54 isoform X12 is translated as MAFNFGGAATNPASLAAPGFGTTTTAAAPAGFGGFGTTTTGAFGGFGTTTTSAAAPGSTFSFATPASTTGGLFGNTQNKGFGFSSGLGTGTTAAAGFGTSLGTTLGGGFGGFNIQPQQQQQANALSAPTLLGDERDAILAKWNQLQAFWGTGKGYFNNQLPPVDFTQENPFCRFKAVGYSCIPGSKDEDGLVVLAFNKKEADVRSQQQQLVESLHKVLGGNQTLTVNVEGVKALPDDQTEVVIYVVERSPNGTSKRIPATTLYSYVEQANTKAQLTQLAVFMSVTRTELSPAQLKQLLANAPAGVDPIIWEQAKVDNPDADKLIPVPMVGFKELLRRLKIQDQMTKQHQSRVDIISNDISELQKNQATTVAKIAQYKRKLMDLSHRVLQVLIKQEIQRKSGYAIQVDEEHLRVQLDTIQCELNAPTQFKGRLNELMSQIRMQNHFGAVRSEERYSVDGDLLREIRQHLKQQQEGLSQLISVIKDDVEDIKLIEHGLLDRLG
- the nup54 gene encoding nucleoporin p54 isoform X9 — its product is MTEIFGLSSSLAAPGFGTTTTAAAPAGFGGFGTTTTGAFGGFGTTTTSAAAPGSTFSFATPASTTGGLFGNTQNKGFGFSSGLGTGTTAAAGFGTSLGTTLGGGFGGFNIQPQQQQQGSFFGQQAQAPAQSNQLVHTANALSAPTLLGDERDAILAKWNQLQAFWGTGKGYFNNQLPPVDFTQENPFCRFKAVGYSCIPGSKDEDGLVVLAFNKKEADVRSQQQQLVESLHKVLGGNQTLTVNVEGVKALPDDQTEVVIYVVERSPNGTSKRIPATTLYSYVEQANTKAQLTQLAVFMSVTRTELSPAQLKQLLANAPAGVDPIIWEQAKVDNPDADKLIPVPMVGFKELLRRLKIQDQMTKQHQSRVDIISNDISELQKNQATTVAKIAQYKRKLMDLSHRVLQVLIKQEIQRKSGYAIQVDEEHLRVQLDTIQCELNAPTQFKGRLNELMSQIRMQNHFGAVRSEERYSVDGDLLREIRQHLKQQQEGLSQLISVIKDDVEDIKLIEHGLLDRLG